The Caproicibacterium amylolyticum genome includes the window TACAAAACCGGTATGCCGCAGGCAGACCCGGTGCTGCTGGAACCAATCGGCACCCTGAAAGCAGAGGTGCCGGACGGCAACATGGGTGACCTCATGGGTGAAGTCAACAAGCGCCGCGGCCGCGTACTGGGAATGGAACCGACACAGGCGGGGTATCAGGTGATTACCGCAGAGGTGCCCATGGCGGAAATGAGCAATTTTGCAACGTTCCTGCGGCAGTCCACGCAGGGCCGCGGCTCCTATACCTTTGACTTTGTGCGGTATGAGCAGTGTCCGCCGCAGGTAGCGGAGAAGATTATCGCGGGGTAAACAAGGTCGCTTTGACGCACTTTCTCAGAAAGTGCGTGGGTGTGGGCTGAAGCCCGCGGTCTTATCCCTTGACCGTAAAGCCCTTGGCAGTAAAAAAGTGTATACAGTAAGCGTTCCCTGCGGTGGCGAAGCCGCGCCGCAAAAAAATCCGTGAATCACGATAACGCGACTCACGGATTTTTTATTATGCCAGATATTCTTCCAGACAAACACCTTGGTCGTGCATCTGCTTTGCGGCGGCAACGCCGACGTAGCGGAAATGCCATGGCTCGTAGATAATGCCGGTAATCTGTTCTTTTCCTTTGGGATAGCGCAGAATAAAGCCGTATTTGTAGGCGTTCTGTATCAGCCACTGTCCCTCCGGCGTTTTTTCAAACGTTTCGTCACACAGCTGGTTGGTCGTGCTGCCAAAGTCAACCGCAAGTCCGAGATTGTGCTCGCTGGTGCCGGGCTTGGCCACAACTGTGGCAGCCTCAACCGCCGCATTGGCAGCACCTTTCCGTTCCGCTTTGCGAATCTCGGTTTTATACAAGGTTGTCTGGTAACTGATGCTTCGGTATCCGGAGCAGATAAGCAAATGATAGCCGCTGTTGTTGCAGTCATCAATCATCTTTTCCAAGGTGCTGGCGGCGCGGGAATCAAAACGTGCGTTTTTAACAGCGGTGGTTTTCACCGTGAAACTAATTGGCAGCGGATGACTTGCATTTACCAGGCGCAGTTCCCATGCGCTTTTGTCAATCACGGCGGAGGCCTGTGCGGTGGATACTGCTTTTTTCACTGTGGAAGCGACTGGCGCGCCTGTGGGAACAGCTTTTGGAAAAGCTGCCAGCAGTGCGTGTGTGCCAAAAGAAGCGGCGCCGATGACAGCAACCGCAGTCAGAATAATCGCCGCATGGCGCCGTTTCTTCGTTTTCTTATAGTAAATTGATACTCGTGGTTTCCTTGGTTTGTAAGCTGCCATAATCATGCTCCTTTAAAATTTCAAGATTTATTATAGCATAATGTTCCCGCTGCGGGTACTGAATCTTGGCGGATTAACATATATTTACAGTAAAGCAGAATGGGAGGTGAAACTGTGACAATCTCTTTTCACGGCATGAAAAGAAAGATTTTTCTTGCGGTGGCTGCTGCAGTGCTGGTAACAGCGGTGCTTTTCCTGCTGACAGCGGTCGGCGCAAAGGGCGGCATTCCGGGGGGAAAAAACAGTGACCGTGTGGCGTTCCTGACCCAGTGCGGCTGGAAGGTGGAGCAGGAGCCGATGAGTACCAGAGATGTTGCGGTGCCCGCGCAGTTTTCAAAGGTATACCAGAATTACAATGAGCTCAACAAAAAAGCGGGCTTTGATTTGACAAAGGTCGCTGGCAAGACCTGTCATCAGTATGTGTATCGGGTAACAAATTATACCAGCAAACAGGAAGTTCATGCTACCCTGCTGATTTTTGAAGGGAAAATCGTCGGCGGGGATATTTCTACAGCGGCACTGGACGGTTTTATGCAGCCACTGCGGCAGATAAGCACAGGCAGCACTGCTTAAAGTTGTGTTTCGGCAGGATTTCGGGTATAATGCAGGTGGAAATGAGGTGATGCGCCATGGCACTGATGCGGCTGGATAAGCTGCTGGCGCTGCAGACAGGCGTAACCCGGCGGGAGGCTGCTGCTTTGGTGCGGCAGGGTGCCGCCTGCCTGAACGGACAACCCCTGCAGGACCCGGCCCAGCGGGTGGAGCCTGCCTGCGTAACGCTGCACGGCAAAAGCCTTGGCTACGAAGAATTTGTTTACCTAATGCTGAATAAACCGGCTGGAGTCCTGACGGCAGCAAGAGACAAGAAGCAGCCGACAGTGATGGATCTGATTCCGCCGGAACTGTTCCGGCGTGGTATCCAGCCGGTCGGCCGGCTGGATAAGGATACCACCGGTCTGCTGCTGCTGACGGATGACGGTGCTTTGGCACACCATCTGCTTTCCCCGAAGCACCATGTTTGGAAAACCTACCGCGCACAGTTGAGCGCTCCCCCGCGTCCCGGTTCGGAAGAACGCTTTGCCGCCGGGGTGAAACTCTCGGACTTTACCTGCCTGCCGGCAGAACTTCATTTGCTGGAGGACGGCAGTACCCCCACCTATGAAGTGTGTGTGCATGAGGGCAAATTCCATCAGGTAAAGCGAATGTTCCTTGCACAGGGCTGCGAGGTGCTTGCCCTGTGCCGCACAGTGTTCGGCCCCCTTTCACTCCCGGCAGATTTGCCGGAGGGTGCCTGCCGCTTGCTGACTGCGGAGGAACGGAATGTACTGTGCAATGCGAAAAATTGACACTTTGCCTAAAAACTTAGCTTTTATTTTGACAAACAGCTTTGACAAAATGGACGAATTTAGACTTGTCTTTTTGGCTTTTAGGAGAATTTCATAAACCTGCGGGGGCAAGTTTGGATAAAAAACGGCTGTACAGGCCGCGGTTCTTCTGCTATGATAATAGCAATCGATTCCGAGACAGAGAATGAAATAACAGGAGGCACATGTTATGGCAAGCGTATCCTTGAAACATGTTTACAAAATCTATGACGGCGGCGTACAGGCTGTAAGCGACTTCAACCTTGAAATCGCTGATAAAGAATTCATCATTCTGGTTGGTCCTTCCGGCTGCGGCAAATCTACTACTCTGCGCATGATTGCAGGTCTGGAGGAAATCTCCAAAGGCGAACTGTACATTGGCGATACCTTGGCAAATGATGTTGCACCGAAAGACCGCGATATCGCAATGGTGTTCCAGAACTATGCACTGTATCCGCACATGACAGTTTTTGACAACATGGCGTTTGGTCTGAAACTGCGCAAAACTCCGAAGGACGAAATTAAGGCGCGCGTTGAAGAAGCAGCCCGCATCCTTGATATCTCCCATCTGCTTGACCGTAAGCCGAAGGCTTTGTCAGGCGGCCAGCGCCAGCGTGTTGCTCTGGGCCGTGCTATCGTGCGTGACCCGAAGGTCTTCCTGCTGGATGAACCGCTGTCCAACTTGGACGCTAAACTGCGTGCACAGATGCGTACCGAGATCAGCAAGCTGCATAAGCGCTTGGGCACAACTTTCATCTATGTTACACATGACCAGACAGAGGCTATGACCATGGGCGACCGCATCGTGGTTATGAAGGACGGCATTATCCAGCAGGTAGATACCCCACAGAACCTGTACGATTTCCCGGTTAATGAGTTTGTTGCAGGCTTCATGGGCAGCCCGCAGATGAACTTCATCGACGCAAAGGTCAACAAGGGTGCAAAGGGCTACACAGTCGACTTTGGCAAGTACAGCCTGCTCATCCCGGCGGACAAGGCCAAGGCAGAAACACTGGACGCTTATGTCGGCAAAGACGTTGTGTTCGGTATCCGTCCGGAAGATGTGCATGATGAACCAGAGTTCTTGAATGATCATCCGGAGTATATTGCAGACGCACAGGTTGATGTTACAGAACTGATGGGTGCTGAAACTTACCTGTACCTGACCTGCGAGGGCAACAACCTGACTGCCCGCGTTGAGCCGACCTCCACTGCAAAGACAAACGACAACATTAAGATTGCCTTTGATATGGAGAAATGCCATCTGTTTGACAAGGATTCTGAGATTACAGTTCTGAACTAAAAATAGGAACCTTTACAAGGAGGGAGCTGCACTGCGTGTAGTTCTCTCCTTTTTGTTTTACCTGACGAAGAATTCAAGAAAAATTTATGAATTTTTTTGTGAAACAGTTGAAAAGCATCGCAAAAGTATGTAAAATATATAAAAGCTTTCTTGATTTTAAGGGATGCTTTTTGTCAAATCATACATTGCAATTTTCATGCTTATTGTTCTATCCGGCAAAACTGCCGTGGGAACGCATTTCAAATACTTTGTAAAAGCGAGGGATTCTTATGTCCAACAGATTATTTCAGGGCGTTGTTCATCAGATGCGCGATGCCATTGACCGAACCATCGGCGTAATTGATGAAACATCTGTTATCATTGCCTGCAGCGAGCTTGGCCGCGTTGGCGAAGTGAACGAAAGCGTTACCGCTGAGCTGATGATATCTCAAGATACATTTGTAGTGAACGGCTACACCTACAAAGCTTTTGGCAGCATGCCGCGCCCGGAGTATGCAGTTTTTGTACTGGGTACGGACCCTGAAGCAGCACGTTATGCAGCACTGCTTTCTGTGTCACTGTCCAGCATCAAACAGTACTATGACGAAAAATATGACCGCAGCAACTTTGTGAAAAACGTCATTATGGACAACATCCTGCCCGGTGACATTTACCTGAAAGCACGCGAGCTGCACTTCAACAATGATGTGAACCGCGTCTGTATGCTGATTAAGGTGACAAACAAGACAGATGTTGCCGCTTATGACGTTGTGCAGAACCTGTTCCCTGACAAGAACAAGGACTTTGTCATCAACATCAATGAAACCGACATTGCGCTGGTGAAAGAGATTAAGCCCGGCATTGACAGCAAAGACCTTGAAAAGCTGGCCGGTTCCATTGTGGACACCCTTTCCAGTGAATTTTACACGCACTGTGTGATTGGTATCGGCACCGCAGTGGAGGGTGTTAAGGACTTGGCGCGTTCCTTTAAGGAAGCACAGGTTGCATTGGAAGTCGGCAAGGTATTCGACACAGAGCGCAGCATTGTGCGTTATGACAACCTTGGCATTGCACGCTTGATTTATCAGCTGCCCACCACGCTGTGCGAGATGTTCCTGAAAGAGGTCTTTAAAAAGGGCAGCATTGAAAGCCTTGACCACGAAACCCTGTTTACCATTCAGCGTTTCTTTGAAAACAACCTGAATGTTTCCGAAACAAGCCGCAAGCTGTTTGTACACCGTAATACGCTGGTTTACCGCTTGGAGAAAATCAAAAAGATTACCGGCTTGGACCTGCGCGAGTTTGAGGATGCCATTGTCTTTAAGGTGGCACTGATGGTTAAGAAATATCTCAATGCAAATCCCGTAAAATTCTAATAAAGAGCGGCCGTACCGGAAAAACAGTACGGCCGTTTTTTCTATAAAGGTAAAACTGTGCAGAGCAATAGTTTGATTTTTCGTTTGTTCATATTCTGCTCACAGTTTACAAAATGATTACAATATAATTCAATTAGAGAATTATATTTGCAGAATGTGTGGTATTATGTTAACGCATACTGCAGAACTCTGCAAGTATGGGAAAATGAATTGGAATGGAGCGATCTGCTTGATCGAGTTGAGTCATATTAGTAAGACCTACCCGAATGGCACCCACGCCCTGTATGACGTGAACCTGCACGTGGATAAGGGCGAGTTCGTGTTTATAGTGGGTTCCTCCGGTGCGGGCAAAAGCACCCTGCTGAAGTTAATTACCTGTGAGGAAAAAGCGGACGGCGGCAAGCTGACGGTGAACGGCCAAGATTTAATCAGCATTAAGCGGCATGAAGTACCGTACCTGCGCCGCACGATGGGTATGGTGTTTCAGGACTTCCGGCTGATTGCCAAAATGACCGTTTTTGAAAATGTTGCGTTTGCCATGCACATCGTCGGCGCAAGCCGCCGCGAAATTCGCAAACGCGTACCATACATACTGGGATTGGTCAATCTGCAGAGCAAGGCAGACTGTTACCCGGCGGAACTTTCCGGCGGCGAGCAGCAGCGTGTTGGTTTGGCGCGTGCGCTGGTGAACAATCCGAACATGATCATCGCGGATGAACCGACGGGCAACATTGACCCGGCACTGTCCTTTGAAATTGTTGACCTGCTCAGTGAAATCAACCTGCGCGGTACAACAATTCTGATGGTTACGCATGAGCACAGCCTTGTGAAGCATTTTCAGAAGCGCATTGTTGAAATTCACGGGGGCCGCATTGTGGCCGACACCAATGAACTGGGGGCCGCAACGCTATGAAGAATTTTGGGTATTTGCTTAAAGAAGGCATTAAAAACATCTGGACAAACCGCACTATGTCGCTGGCTTCCGTAGCGGTGCTGATGAGTTGCCTGCTGATGACAGGCGCGGCGGTGCTGTTCAGTTGGAACATTAAAACCGCAATGAGCATGGTGGAGGGCAACAACTCCATTAAAGTTTACATTAAACAAGACGTGCCTTCCCTGAAAGCACTGCAGATCGGCGACCAGATTCGTAAGCTGGACAATGTTGCCACCTGCGACTTTGTTTCCAAAAACGACGGCATGAAAGAAATGAAGCAGATGGTCGGCGAGCAGAATGCCGGCCTGCTGGACGGCTTGGAGGGCGATAACAACTGGCTGCCCGATGCTTTCCGTATTTCTATGAAGGACCTTTCCAAGTACAAGGAAACCGCCTCAAAAATCACATCTATTGAAGGTGTGGACAAGATTTATGATTATCAGGAACTGGCGGACAAGCTGACGCACATTGACAGTATCGTCACCAATGTGGGTCTGGTTGTGGTGGTTGCGCTCAGTTTGGTTTCGCTGTTCATTATAGCGAACACCATTCGTGTTGCTATGTACTCCCGCCGCCTGGAAATCAGCATTATGAAGTCGGTTGGTGCTACTAACGGATTTATCCGCGTGCCGTTTTTGGTGGAAGGCATGGTAATTGGTCTTGCGGCGGGCGGCATTGCGGCAGGGCTGCTGCATCTGCTGTATTACCGCATTGTCAGTTCCATGGGTATCAGTGCACTGTTTAATGTCGTGGATCTGAACCGCATGATGGGGCCGCTTGTGGCGGTGTTTATGCTGATGGGTGCGCTGTTCGGCGCAGTCGGCGGTATTATATCCATTGGACGCTACCTGAAAAAAGAAGGAGGTTCTATCGTTGGCTGGTAAAGAGCACAAAGCAAAAAAAATCCTTAGCAGCATTGCTTCGCTGTGTATTGCGGCGGCAGTGGTGCTGTCCCCTGCCGTATCTACCGTATATGCGGCGGATGATGTAGCAACCTTAAAGCAGAAACAGGCTGAATACGCACAGCAGAAAAAGGATAATGATGCAAAGCTCAGCCAGCTGCGGCAGGACAAAAGTCAGAAAGAGGCCTATAAGGAAACACTGGTCAGTCAGATTTCGACACTGCAGAACCAGATTGATACATACAACACGCAGATTCAGGAATTGGATGCCAATATTCTGAAGACCCAGCAGGAAATAGCAGGCAAGCAAAAAGATATTGCTGCTAATACGGAAAAGCTGAAACAGCGTTTGTGTGCGTTATATATGTCCGGCGGTGCCAGCAATCTGGAAATTCTGCTTTCTGCGGAAAGTGTGATGGATTTGGCGGACAAAACAGAAGCTCTGCAGATGGTGACTGAACATGACACTGCGCTGATTGACACCTTGAAAGCGGACATGGCGGCTGTCAAAAAGCAGAAAGATGCCATCGAGCAGAACCGGCAGGATGCTTCCACAGCAAAGACCGCGGTTTCCGAAAAGCAGAACGAGCTTTCCGGCCTTGTCAGCGAAGCTCAGAGTGTGATTGATGACATGGCCTCTACAGAAAGCAATCTGCAGTCCGTCAGCGATTCCTTGGCGCAGAAAGAGGAAGAAGCCGGCAAGGCAGTTGACCAGTGGTACAAAGAATACGAAGCAAGCGAACAGAAAAAGAAAGTGGAAGCAGCCCAGCAGGCCGCACAGAATCAGTCCGGCAGCAACGATGGAGGAAGTGGCGGTGGATCCGCCTCTACAGGCGGCGGCAGCGCCATTGGCAGCGGTTCCATGATGTGGCCGGTGCCAAGCTGCACCACCATTACCTCTCCATTCGGTTATCGTGACAGTCCTGGCGGCATTGGAAGCACAAACCATAAGGGCGTGGATATCGGTGCAAGCTACGGTGCACAGATCGTCGCCGCCGACAGCGGCGTAGTTGTGCAGGCAGGCGACAACGGTTGGGGCTACGGCAATCTGGTCATTATTGACCATGGAAATGGTTTGACTACCTACTATGGCCACATGAGCAGCGTCGCGGTCAGCAGCGGTCAGACAGTCGCAAAGGGCCAGCTGATTGGTTACGTTGGCAGTACCGGCAACAGTACCGGCCCGCACTGTCACTTTGAAGTGCGTAGCAACGGCACAGCGGTAGACCCAATGGGATACGTTTAAAAGTAAAAGAAGATTTATAAAGGCAGCAACCACATGGCTTAATTGTGGTTGCTGCCTGTTTTACAAGCCATAATCAGCATACAGGAAAGGCATGACAATGCATAAGATTTTTGAGTCAGGAACGCAGCCCTTCACGATTTTTAATGAATATCGGCAGGATTTTCCGATTGTGGTCAGCCTGCCGCACAGTGGCGTCTGCATTACCAGAGAAATGAATGAACAATTAATTGATGGTGTGGTGTTGCCCAACACCGATTGGTACTTGCCCGAGTTGTATACATTCCTCAAAGAAATGGGCATTACAGGTATTGTCAATCACATGAGCCGCTATGTCATTGACCCCAATCGTGCTCTGGATGCAAGCGAGGCAAAGTCTTATAAAACGAACCTGATTTACAAGCGAACCACACAAGGATATGCCATGTACCGGTCAAAACTGCAAAAACAGGAGGTTCAGAGCCGCATCCGTGATTTCTATGAGCCGTACCATCAGGCAGTGCGGTGCTTATTGGAGGAAAAGGAAAAACGCTTTGGCCGGGTGTATTTATTTGACTTGCACAGTTTTGGCTTGGATATGGGTGCAGATATCGTTTTGGGCAACCGAAACGGTGGAACCACCTCGACGGAGCTTATGCAGTTTGTCAGGGCGTCTTTGGAACAGCAGGGCCTTACTGTGCAGGAGAATCAACCGTTTTCCGGCGGCTATATTACCCGATGGTACGGCGCAGCGGAAGACTGTGAAGCGCTGCAAATGGAGCTTTGGT containing:
- a CDS encoding M15 family metallopeptidase → MAAYKPRKPRVSIYYKKTKKRRHAAIILTAVAVIGAASFGTHALLAAFPKAVPTGAPVASTVKKAVSTAQASAVIDKSAWELRLVNASHPLPISFTVKTTAVKNARFDSRAASTLEKMIDDCNNSGYHLLICSGYRSISYQTTLYKTEIRKAERKGAANAAVEAATVVAKPGTSEHNLGLAVDFGSTTNQLCDETFEKTPEGQWLIQNAYKYGFILRYPKGKEQITGIIYEPWHFRYVGVAAAKQMHDQGVCLEEYLA
- a CDS encoding DUF4830 domain-containing protein, with amino-acid sequence MTISFHGMKRKIFLAVAAAVLVTAVLFLLTAVGAKGGIPGGKNSDRVAFLTQCGWKVEQEPMSTRDVAVPAQFSKVYQNYNELNKKAGFDLTKVAGKTCHQYVYRVTNYTSKQEVHATLLIFEGKIVGGDISTAALDGFMQPLRQISTGSTA
- a CDS encoding pseudouridine synthase, encoding MALMRLDKLLALQTGVTRREAAALVRQGAACLNGQPLQDPAQRVEPACVTLHGKSLGYEEFVYLMLNKPAGVLTAARDKKQPTVMDLIPPELFRRGIQPVGRLDKDTTGLLLLTDDGALAHHLLSPKHHVWKTYRAQLSAPPRPGSEERFAAGVKLSDFTCLPAELHLLEDGSTPTYEVCVHEGKFHQVKRMFLAQGCEVLALCRTVFGPLSLPADLPEGACRLLTAEERNVLCNAKN
- a CDS encoding ABC transporter ATP-binding protein gives rise to the protein MASVSLKHVYKIYDGGVQAVSDFNLEIADKEFIILVGPSGCGKSTTLRMIAGLEEISKGELYIGDTLANDVAPKDRDIAMVFQNYALYPHMTVFDNMAFGLKLRKTPKDEIKARVEEAARILDISHLLDRKPKALSGGQRQRVALGRAIVRDPKVFLLDEPLSNLDAKLRAQMRTEISKLHKRLGTTFIYVTHDQTEAMTMGDRIVVMKDGIIQQVDTPQNLYDFPVNEFVAGFMGSPQMNFIDAKVNKGAKGYTVDFGKYSLLIPADKAKAETLDAYVGKDVVFGIRPEDVHDEPEFLNDHPEYIADAQVDVTELMGAETYLYLTCEGNNLTARVEPTSTAKTNDNIKIAFDMEKCHLFDKDSEITVLN
- a CDS encoding PucR family transcriptional regulator, with amino-acid sequence MSNRLFQGVVHQMRDAIDRTIGVIDETSVIIACSELGRVGEVNESVTAELMISQDTFVVNGYTYKAFGSMPRPEYAVFVLGTDPEAARYAALLSVSLSSIKQYYDEKYDRSNFVKNVIMDNILPGDIYLKARELHFNNDVNRVCMLIKVTNKTDVAAYDVVQNLFPDKNKDFVININETDIALVKEIKPGIDSKDLEKLAGSIVDTLSSEFYTHCVIGIGTAVEGVKDLARSFKEAQVALEVGKVFDTERSIVRYDNLGIARLIYQLPTTLCEMFLKEVFKKGSIESLDHETLFTIQRFFENNLNVSETSRKLFVHRNTLVYRLEKIKKITGLDLREFEDAIVFKVALMVKKYLNANPVKF
- the ftsE gene encoding cell division ATP-binding protein FtsE, producing the protein MIELSHISKTYPNGTHALYDVNLHVDKGEFVFIVGSSGAGKSTLLKLITCEEKADGGKLTVNGQDLISIKRHEVPYLRRTMGMVFQDFRLIAKMTVFENVAFAMHIVGASRREIRKRVPYILGLVNLQSKADCYPAELSGGEQQRVGLARALVNNPNMIIADEPTGNIDPALSFEIVDLLSEINLRGTTILMVTHEHSLVKHFQKRIVEIHGGRIVADTNELGAATL
- the ftsX gene encoding permease-like cell division protein FtsX: MKNFGYLLKEGIKNIWTNRTMSLASVAVLMSCLLMTGAAVLFSWNIKTAMSMVEGNNSIKVYIKQDVPSLKALQIGDQIRKLDNVATCDFVSKNDGMKEMKQMVGEQNAGLLDGLEGDNNWLPDAFRISMKDLSKYKETASKITSIEGVDKIYDYQELADKLTHIDSIVTNVGLVVVVALSLVSLFIIANTIRVAMYSRRLEISIMKSVGATNGFIRVPFLVEGMVIGLAAGGIAAGLLHLLYYRIVSSMGISALFNVVDLNRMMGPLVAVFMLMGALFGAVGGIISIGRYLKKEGGSIVGW
- a CDS encoding murein hydrolase activator EnvC family protein codes for the protein MAGKEHKAKKILSSIASLCIAAAVVLSPAVSTVYAADDVATLKQKQAEYAQQKKDNDAKLSQLRQDKSQKEAYKETLVSQISTLQNQIDTYNTQIQELDANILKTQQEIAGKQKDIAANTEKLKQRLCALYMSGGASNLEILLSAESVMDLADKTEALQMVTEHDTALIDTLKADMAAVKKQKDAIEQNRQDASTAKTAVSEKQNELSGLVSEAQSVIDDMASTESNLQSVSDSLAQKEEEAGKAVDQWYKEYEASEQKKKVEAAQQAAQNQSGSNDGGSGGGSASTGGGSAIGSGSMMWPVPSCTTITSPFGYRDSPGGIGSTNHKGVDIGASYGAQIVAADSGVVVQAGDNGWGYGNLVIIDHGNGLTTYYGHMSSVAVSSGQTVAKGQLIGYVGSTGNSTGPHCHFEVRSNGTAVDPMGYV
- a CDS encoding N-formylglutamate amidohydrolase; this translates as MHKIFESGTQPFTIFNEYRQDFPIVVSLPHSGVCITREMNEQLIDGVVLPNTDWYLPELYTFLKEMGITGIVNHMSRYVIDPNRALDASEAKSYKTNLIYKRTTQGYAMYRSKLQKQEVQSRIRDFYEPYHQAVRCLLEEKEKRFGRVYLFDLHSFGLDMGADIVLGNRNGGTTSTELMQFVRASLEQQGLTVQENQPFSGGYITRWYGAAEDCEALQMELWYQTYIDRRDFGNEELPAIDRTLYSGTQQKLQAVFQSLCQRLG